One window of Meiothermus sp. Pnk-1 genomic DNA carries:
- a CDS encoding glutaredoxin family protein encodes MPDKPETHSDSRAEGCMGYVLVSRRGCHLCEEAEQALKAASLPYHWRDVDADPGLRGYTFRVPVLLHRGKVVLEGAITHDKLMRALKRIEEC; translated from the coding sequence ATGCCGGACAAACCCGAGACCCATAGCGATAGCCGGGCAGAGGGCTGCATGGGTTACGTGCTGGTCTCCCGCCGGGGCTGTCATCTCTGCGAGGAGGCCGAACAAGCCCTCAAGGCGGCCTCATTGCCCTACCATTGGCGGGATGTAGACGCTGATCCAGGCTTGCGCGGCTATACTTTTCGGGTTCCGGTGTTGCTCCATAGGGGCAAAGTGGTTTTAGAAGGAGCGATCACCCACGATAAACTGATGAGGGCGTTGAAGCGAATAGAGGAGTGTTGA
- the lgt gene encoding prolipoprotein diacylglyceryl transferase, which produces MDPTMIEIGPFRIAWYGFFLTVAIFASFEIAKRILRRWNFDPNQFEQAAFWAVVWGVVGARVGYVLTSPGEFVRNPVEALYIWHGGLSFHGAIIGGVLAFYYYYRRYGYPILAYLDASMPGVAIGIMAGRLGNFMNGSDTVGRLTNLPIGFTWPQSATGFPGICKSTNDLAFGGCLGEVVRGPVHLTQLYGFLIGLVLLFLGLYWIRQNRPFGYVFWQFVLWYSALRSVFEETFRLNPLWWRVYENDQIGIGLFTATQLISIPLILLAVFMLRRLPRGERQPASVVAPPAPPAKPRRKG; this is translated from the coding sequence ATGGATCCCACCATGATCGAAATCGGGCCGTTCCGCATAGCCTGGTACGGCTTCTTTCTGACCGTGGCGATCTTTGCCAGCTTTGAGATCGCCAAGCGCATCCTTAGGCGCTGGAACTTCGACCCCAACCAATTTGAGCAGGCCGCTTTCTGGGCGGTGGTGTGGGGGGTGGTGGGGGCCCGGGTGGGCTATGTCCTCACCAGCCCCGGCGAGTTCGTGCGCAACCCGGTAGAGGCTTTATATATCTGGCATGGCGGGCTCTCCTTTCACGGGGCCATCATCGGCGGGGTGCTGGCCTTCTACTACTACTACCGTCGCTACGGTTACCCCATCCTGGCCTATCTGGACGCCTCTATGCCAGGGGTGGCGATCGGCATCATGGCGGGGCGGTTGGGAAATTTCATGAATGGCTCTGATACTGTAGGCCGCCTGACCAACCTCCCCATCGGCTTTACCTGGCCCCAGAGCGCTACCGGCTTTCCCGGAATCTGCAAATCCACCAACGACCTGGCCTTTGGCGGTTGTTTGGGGGAGGTCGTGCGGGGGCCGGTACACCTCACCCAGCTCTACGGGTTTCTAATCGGTTTGGTGCTGTTGTTTCTGGGGTTGTACTGGATCCGCCAGAACCGCCCTTTCGGTTATGTGTTCTGGCAGTTCGTGTTGTGGTATAGCGCGCTGCGCTCGGTGTTTGAAGAGACCTTCCGGCTCAACCCCTTGTGGTGGAGAGTCTACGAAAACGATCAGATCGGTATCGGCCTATTCACCGCCACCCAGCTCATCTCGATCCCGCTTATCCTCCTGGCGGTCTTTATGCTGCGTCGCCTGCCCAGGGGTGAGCGCCAGCCCGCTTCGGTGGTGGCCCCGCCCGCTCCGCCGGCCAAACCAAGGCGCAAGGGGTAG
- the glmU gene encoding bifunctional UDP-N-acetylglucosamine diphosphorylase/glucosamine-1-phosphate N-acetyltransferase GlmU — translation MGHAVVILAAGLGTRMRSKLPKMLHPLLGKPMVAYAVETALESGAERVVVVLGHGAEEVRQALKGYPLEYVVQERQLGTAHALLQARPLLEDYPGPIVLRQGDTPLARPETIINLVKALETSDLVLLTVKMADPTGMGRIIRDGDGEIIANVEEKDANLAQRAIKEVNAGVYAFRNDVWAALEQIDNRNAAGEYYLPDLIRIYRAMGKHVKGLESKDPGELLGINTRSQLAQVEAILLARLRQQWMDRGVRMIQPETIYLEPSVELAPDVTLWPGVILRGATKIGEGCEIGAYSVLTNMELEPGVILRPNVVAENSLIKSGADAGPFARFRPGVVLEEGVHVGNFVELKATRMRRGAKAGHVAYLGDADIGEDSNIGAGTITANYDGRQKHRTILGRGVFVGSNSTLIAPIKIGDRAYVAGGSTLNQDVPEDALAIARERQRNIEGYMKRKRG, via the coding sequence ATGGGTCATGCGGTCGTGATTCTGGCTGCGGGTCTGGGTACCCGCATGCGGTCGAAGCTGCCTAAGATGCTCCATCCGCTGCTGGGCAAACCGATGGTGGCTTACGCGGTAGAAACCGCCCTCGAGAGCGGGGCTGAGCGGGTGGTGGTGGTGCTGGGGCATGGGGCAGAGGAAGTGCGCCAGGCCCTCAAGGGCTACCCGCTGGAATACGTCGTTCAGGAGCGCCAGCTGGGCACTGCCCATGCCCTGCTGCAGGCCCGCCCCTTGCTCGAGGACTACCCCGGCCCCATCGTGCTGCGGCAGGGGGATACCCCCTTAGCCCGCCCCGAGACCATAATCAATCTGGTCAAGGCCCTCGAGACCTCCGACCTGGTGCTCCTCACCGTGAAGATGGCCGATCCCACCGGAATGGGCCGCATCATCCGCGACGGCGACGGTGAGATCATCGCCAACGTGGAGGAAAAAGACGCCAACCTGGCCCAGCGGGCGATCAAAGAGGTGAACGCCGGGGTCTATGCCTTCCGCAACGACGTGTGGGCGGCGCTCGAGCAAATAGACAACCGTAACGCCGCCGGGGAGTACTACCTGCCGGACCTGATCCGGATCTACCGGGCCATGGGCAAGCACGTCAAGGGGTTGGAGTCCAAGGACCCCGGCGAGCTGTTAGGGATCAACACCCGCTCCCAGCTGGCCCAGGTGGAGGCCATCCTGCTCGCACGGTTGCGGCAGCAGTGGATGGACCGGGGGGTGCGGATGATCCAGCCGGAGACCATCTACCTCGAGCCCAGCGTCGAACTGGCCCCTGATGTGACCCTCTGGCCGGGGGTGATCCTGCGCGGGGCGACCAAGATCGGGGAGGGCTGCGAGATCGGGGCTTACTCGGTGCTCACCAACATGGAGCTCGAGCCCGGGGTCATCCTCCGCCCCAACGTGGTGGCCGAAAACTCGCTCATCAAAAGCGGGGCCGACGCGGGGCCTTTCGCCCGCTTTAGGCCAGGGGTGGTGCTCGAGGAGGGAGTCCACGTGGGCAACTTCGTGGAGCTGAAGGCCACCCGCATGCGCCGGGGGGCCAAGGCCGGGCACGTGGCGTACTTGGGTGATGCTGATATCGGCGAGGACTCCAACATCGGGGCCGGGACCATCACCGCCAACTACGACGGAAGGCAAAAACACCGCACCATCCTGGGTCGGGGGGTATTCGTTGGCTCCAACAGCACCTTGATCGCGCCCATCAAGATTGGGGACCGGGCCTATGTCGCCGGGGGGAGCACGCTCAATCAGGATGTGCCCGAAGACGCCCTGGCCATCGCCCGCGAACGCCAGCGCAACATCGAGGGCTACATGAAGCGCAAGCGGGGCTGA
- a CDS encoding twin-arginine translocase TatA/TatE family subunit encodes MNLGMPEILIILLVALLLFGPRKLPELGRSLGQSIREFKRGAQSIREEFESTVNLDEKPRPVAAKPEEATPENKS; translated from the coding sequence ATGAACCTGGGAATGCCTGAGATCCTGATCATCTTGCTGGTGGCGCTGCTGCTCTTCGGGCCGCGCAAGCTGCCCGAGCTGGGCCGCAGCCTGGGGCAGTCCATTCGCGAGTTCAAGCGAGGGGCCCAGAGTATCCGCGAGGAGTTTGAGAGCACGGTGAACCTGGACGAGAAACCGCGGCCGGTCGCGGCCAAGCCGGAGGAGGCTACTCCGGAGAACAAGTCCTAG
- the tatC gene encoding twin-arginine translocase subunit TatC codes for MREAPLMEHLEELRSRIIWSLVAWGVMTGVAFTFRVQLLDWLKRPLDAFNAASNIKAELIVLNITEPFLTAFKVAAFGGLVFALPFIVYQIWAFIAPGLYDHERRLAAPFLLGAGFSFAAGAVFSYFVLLPFAVPFLLGFLGDVVTPQISIGMYMGQVLAFMGLMGLLFEMPVVSYLLARLGFLTSRFLISNWRIAIVLLITLAAVITPTVDVVNLSLVALPLLLLYWISIFLVKWAERSRPKDIEKTAA; via the coding sequence ATGCGCGAAGCGCCCTTGATGGAGCACCTCGAGGAGCTGCGCTCGAGGATCATCTGGTCGTTGGTGGCCTGGGGGGTGATGACCGGGGTGGCCTTCACCTTCCGGGTGCAGCTTTTGGATTGGCTCAAGAGGCCGCTGGATGCCTTCAACGCCGCCAGCAACATCAAAGCTGAGCTGATCGTCCTCAACATTACCGAACCTTTTCTCACCGCCTTCAAGGTAGCGGCCTTCGGCGGTTTGGTGTTTGCTCTTCCTTTCATCGTCTATCAGATCTGGGCTTTCATCGCACCTGGCCTGTATGATCACGAGCGGCGCTTGGCGGCCCCTTTCCTGCTGGGGGCGGGTTTTAGTTTTGCCGCGGGGGCGGTATTTTCTTATTTTGTGCTCCTGCCCTTTGCGGTGCCGTTCCTGTTGGGGTTTTTGGGCGACGTGGTGACGCCGCAGATCTCCATCGGCATGTATATGGGTCAGGTGTTAGCCTTTATGGGGCTGATGGGCCTTCTGTTCGAGATGCCGGTGGTGAGCTACCTGCTCGCTCGGCTGGGCTTCCTGACCAGCCGTTTCTTGATCAGCAACTGGCGGATCGCCATCGTGCTGCTCATCACCTTAGCGGCGGTGATTACGCCTACGGTGGACGTGGTGAACCTGTCCTTGGTGGCCCTGCCGCTGTTGTTGCTGTACTGGATTTCGATCTTCCTGGTGAAGTGGGCCGAGCGCTCGAGGCCCAAAGATATCGAAAAGACCGCAGCCTAG
- a CDS encoding bifunctional 3-deoxy-7-phosphoheptulonate synthase/chorismate mutase, whose translation MDQRIQDLRREVDKINRELLRLLSERGKLVTEIGRIQTELGLPHYDPKREEEMLAYLTAENPGPYPASTIRGLFKEIFKASMNLEEAKDKQKFLYSRKVKPDDTKVRVGEVVFGEGKLLVAGPCSIESEEQMMSTARFLAERGVKVLRGGAFKPRTSPYGFQGMGEPGLRLGRKAADAYGMVFVSEVMDTRDVELLAQYVDILQIGTRNAHNFALLKEAGKASKPVLLKRGFAQTVEEWFYAAEYILSHGNGQVILCERGIRTYEKATRNTLDLSAVVLAKQETHLPVIVDVTHAAGRTDLLAPLARAALAAGADGVHVEVHPNPKVALSDNDQQMDFAQFEKFLASIADLMPVTLVAKE comes from the coding sequence ATGGACCAACGCATCCAGGACCTTCGGCGGGAAGTAGACAAGATCAACCGTGAGCTGCTGCGCCTCCTTTCGGAGCGGGGGAAGCTGGTCACCGAGATCGGCCGTATCCAGACCGAGCTAGGTCTACCCCACTACGACCCCAAGCGGGAGGAGGAGATGCTGGCCTACCTCACCGCGGAAAACCCCGGTCCTTACCCGGCCAGCACCATCAGGGGGCTGTTCAAGGAGATCTTCAAAGCCTCGATGAACCTCGAGGAGGCCAAGGACAAGCAGAAGTTTCTCTACTCCAGGAAGGTCAAGCCCGACGACACCAAGGTCAGGGTAGGGGAGGTAGTGTTTGGGGAGGGGAAGCTTCTGGTGGCGGGGCCTTGCTCCATCGAGTCCGAGGAGCAGATGATGTCTACCGCCCGCTTCCTGGCCGAGCGCGGGGTCAAGGTGTTGCGGGGTGGGGCCTTCAAACCGCGCACCTCGCCCTACGGTTTTCAAGGTATGGGCGAGCCCGGGTTGCGCCTCGGTCGCAAGGCTGCCGATGCTTACGGCATGGTCTTCGTTAGCGAGGTGATGGATACCCGCGATGTAGAGCTTTTGGCGCAGTACGTGGACATTCTCCAGATCGGCACCCGCAACGCCCACAACTTTGCCTTGCTCAAGGAGGCGGGCAAGGCCAGCAAGCCCGTACTGCTCAAGCGCGGCTTTGCCCAGACCGTAGAGGAGTGGTTCTATGCGGCCGAGTACATCCTCTCGCACGGCAACGGCCAGGTGATCCTCTGCGAGCGGGGTATCCGAACCTACGAGAAGGCCACCCGCAACACCCTGGACCTCTCGGCGGTGGTCCTCGCCAAGCAAGAGACCCACCTCCCGGTGATCGTAGACGTGACCCACGCAGCCGGCCGCACCGACTTGCTGGCCCCGCTGGCGCGGGCAGCCTTGGCGGCTGGGGCCGATGGCGTCCACGTCGAGGTGCATCCCAACCCCAAGGTGGCCCTCTCCGACAACGATCAGCAGATGGACTTCGCCCAGTTCGAGAAGTTTTTGGCTTCAATCGCCGATCTGATGCCCGTGA